One bacterium genomic window, AGTGCGTCGTTGTGCCGACCGAGACAATTTACGGGCTGACGTGTAATGCACTAAATGATGAGGCGGTCCGCCGACTTTACGAAACTAAAGGGCGGGACTTAAGCAAGCCCTCGTCTGTTTTCGTGGCGAACGTCGCGGACATTCCTGGAATCGCAGAAATTGGCTCACCAATGGCGGACGAGATAATAAGACGATTCCTGCCCGGACCGCTAACTGTTGTCCTCAATTCAAAACTCAAGGATGTGGCAGGTGTTGTAGGAACTGATGGCAAAATCGGAATTCGAATTAGCTCCCATTCCTTTATTCAAGCTCTTTGCCAAGAAGCAAGAACTCCGTTGATTGCTACTTCTGCCAATATTTCAGGGGCGAGTGATTGTCGAACAGACAGGGAGGTCTTGGCGGCTTTCGAAGGCGTTGTCGCTATCATTGTGCTGGAGACGATGGCGATGACTGAACGCGCGACCACGGTAGTGGATCTGAGTGGCCGGC contains:
- a CDS encoding threonylcarbamoyl-AMP synthase is translated as MKSRIISCHDPESVKLASTSINAGECVVVPTETIYGLTCNALNDEAVRRLYETKGRDLSKPSSVFVANVADIPGIAEIGSPMADEIIRRFLPGPLTVVLNSKLKDVAGVVGTDGKIGIRISSHSFIQALCQEARTPLIATSANISGASDCRTDREVLAAFEGVVAIIVLETMAMTERATTVVDLSGRQPILLREGTIPFSEVLNFAEGRS